A single window of Actinoallomurus bryophytorum DNA harbors:
- a CDS encoding ADP-ribosylglycohydrolase family protein: MTAFDSLTGLSVGDAFGAQFFAMENRHLLLDEAAVPSAPWPWTDDTEMACNLLDVLQRHGQVERDALATAFADRYDPYRGYGPGTVVLLRGLRNGEAWRTAATAQFGGQGSMGNGAAMRVAPLGAYYPGDLERVALEAAASAVVTHAHPEGIAGAIAVAVAASYAARGDASGLIEAVLSHTPPGKVHDGIRRAADLFGRTREEVAYELGNGSRVLAHDTVPFCIWAAARHLTDYEQAVRGCVAVGGDIDTTAAITGGIVAAHTGVDGIPRAWREAREPLPDWLTP; encoded by the coding sequence ATGACCGCCTTCGACTCCCTCACCGGTCTGTCCGTCGGCGACGCGTTCGGCGCTCAGTTCTTCGCCATGGAGAACCGGCATCTGCTGCTCGATGAGGCGGCAGTGCCATCCGCTCCTTGGCCGTGGACCGATGACACAGAGATGGCCTGCAACCTCCTCGACGTCCTCCAGCGTCACGGACAGGTCGAACGCGATGCCCTCGCCACCGCCTTCGCCGATCGTTACGACCCTTACCGTGGGTACGGGCCGGGCACGGTCGTCCTGCTGCGCGGCCTGCGTAACGGCGAGGCCTGGCGTACCGCCGCCACGGCGCAGTTCGGCGGTCAGGGCTCGATGGGCAACGGTGCTGCCATGCGTGTCGCGCCGCTCGGCGCGTACTACCCCGGTGACCTCGAACGCGTCGCTCTGGAAGCCGCTGCCTCCGCCGTTGTCACCCACGCCCACCCCGAGGGCATCGCCGGCGCGATCGCGGTCGCTGTCGCGGCCTCCTACGCCGCGCGGGGTGACGCGTCCGGACTGATCGAAGCGGTCCTGTCACACACCCCGCCGGGCAAGGTTCACGACGGCATACGCCGGGCGGCGGACCTGTTCGGCCGCACCCGTGAAGAGGTCGCGTACGAGCTCGGCAACGGCTCCCGCGTCCTGGCTCACGACACCGTCCCCTTCTGTATCTGGGCCGCCGCTCGTCACCTCACCGATTACGAGCAGGCCGTACGCGGTTGCGTCGCCGTGGGAGGAGACATCGACACCACCGCCGCGATCACCGGCGGGATCGTCGCCGCCCACACCGGTGTCGACGGCATTCCACGCGCCTGGCGCGAGGCCCGCGAGCCGTTGCCCGACTGGCTCACCCCCTAA
- the phoU gene encoding phosphate signaling complex protein PhoU, producing the protein MRDAYHEELDGLSDKLVEMTRLVRSAMARASTALLDADLRLAEEVIGADDQVNKLETEIEQTVFDLMARQQPVANDLRTLITAMRMSGDLERMGDLAVHLAKTARRRHPESAIPPELHATVLEMGQIAERMIAKAGSVIASQDVQMGLELDVDDDQMDRLHRKLFDALLSPKWGHGVEPAVDISLAGRYFERFADHAVHVAENVVYLVTGQHPEEIGEVAL; encoded by the coding sequence ATGCGCGACGCCTACCATGAGGAGCTCGACGGACTCTCCGACAAGCTCGTGGAGATGACGCGGCTGGTGCGGTCGGCGATGGCCCGGGCCAGCACCGCCCTGCTCGACGCCGACCTCCGCCTCGCCGAAGAAGTGATCGGCGCTGACGACCAGGTCAACAAGCTGGAGACGGAGATCGAGCAGACCGTCTTCGACCTGATGGCCCGCCAGCAGCCCGTCGCCAACGACCTGCGCACTCTCATCACCGCCATGCGCATGAGCGGTGACCTCGAGCGCATGGGCGATCTCGCCGTCCACCTCGCCAAGACGGCGCGGCGGCGCCACCCGGAGTCGGCCATCCCGCCGGAACTCCACGCGACCGTCCTGGAGATGGGCCAGATCGCCGAACGCATGATCGCCAAGGCGGGCAGCGTGATCGCCTCACAGGACGTCCAGATGGGTCTCGAACTGGACGTCGACGACGACCAGATGGACCGGCTGCACCGCAAGCTGTTCGACGCGCTGCTGTCGCCGAAGTGGGGCCATGGGGTGGAGCCGGCCGTGGACATCTCCCTGGCCGGCCGCTACTTCGAGCGTTTCGCCGACCACGCGGTACACGTCGCGGAGAACGTCGTGTACCTGGTCACCGGCCAGCACCCCGAAGAGATCGGCGAGGTCGCGCTCTGA
- the mshA gene encoding D-inositol-3-phosphate glycosyltransferase: MSRLARVATISVHTSPLDQPGTGDAGGMNVYIVEVAKRMAERGIEVDLFTRATSRTLPPVAELAPGVLVRHVSAGPLEELDKSELPNQMCAFTSGLLRTEAAHEPGHYDLIHSHYWLSGQAGHAARMRWGVPLVHSMHTLAKVKNAALADGDTPEPLGRVLGEQRVVDSADRLIANTADEASQLRTLYDADPQQVETVLPGVDLTTFTPEAPGEAKPSHVEARRRLGLPPDRSVLLFVGRIQPLKAPDVLIRATAAMVEREPRLRDRLLVAVVGGPSGSGRSRPRELVELAARLGVADMVRFEPPCPQSELADWYRAADITVVPSHSESFGLVAVESQACGTPVVAAAVGGLKTAVRDGVSGVLVRGHEPADYARVLLDLLDAPRRLRRMSAEAARHGAAFGWEATADRLLEIYAKAVGERAMAASA, encoded by the coding sequence GTGTCACGTCTTGCCCGGGTGGCGACGATCAGCGTCCATACCTCGCCCCTGGACCAGCCGGGGACGGGGGATGCCGGGGGAATGAACGTCTACATCGTCGAGGTCGCCAAGCGAATGGCGGAGCGCGGGATCGAGGTCGACCTGTTCACGCGGGCGACCTCGCGCACGCTCCCGCCGGTGGCCGAACTCGCACCGGGGGTGCTCGTCCGGCACGTCTCGGCGGGACCATTGGAGGAACTGGACAAGTCCGAACTACCGAACCAGATGTGCGCCTTCACCTCGGGACTGTTGCGCACCGAGGCCGCACACGAGCCGGGCCACTACGACCTGATCCATTCGCACTACTGGCTGTCGGGGCAGGCCGGCCATGCCGCGCGGATGCGCTGGGGCGTCCCGCTCGTCCACTCGATGCACACGCTCGCGAAGGTCAAGAACGCCGCGCTCGCCGACGGCGACACACCCGAGCCACTCGGCCGCGTACTGGGTGAGCAGCGGGTCGTGGACAGCGCCGACCGTCTCATCGCGAACACCGCGGATGAGGCGAGCCAGCTCCGCACGCTGTACGACGCGGATCCGCAGCAGGTGGAGACGGTTCTGCCGGGTGTCGACCTGACGACGTTCACCCCGGAGGCTCCGGGTGAGGCGAAGCCGTCGCACGTGGAGGCACGTCGCCGCCTCGGGCTGCCGCCGGACCGGTCGGTGCTGCTGTTCGTCGGCCGCATCCAGCCGTTGAAGGCACCCGACGTGCTGATCCGCGCCACCGCGGCGATGGTGGAGCGCGAGCCACGGCTGCGCGACCGGCTGCTGGTCGCCGTCGTGGGCGGGCCCAGCGGCTCGGGCCGTTCCCGTCCGCGTGAGCTCGTCGAGCTCGCGGCGCGGCTGGGGGTAGCAGACATGGTGCGCTTCGAGCCGCCGTGTCCGCAGTCCGAGCTGGCCGACTGGTACCGCGCGGCGGACATCACGGTCGTCCCGTCGCACAGCGAGTCCTTCGGGCTGGTGGCGGTCGAGTCACAGGCGTGCGGCACCCCGGTGGTCGCCGCGGCGGTCGGCGGTCTGAAGACGGCCGTACGTGACGGCGTCTCCGGCGTACTCGTGCGGGGGCACGAGCCGGCCGACTACGCGCGCGTGCTGCTCGACCTGCTCGACGCCCCGCGCCGGCTGCGCCGGATGTCGGCGGAGGCGGCGAGGCACGGCGCGGCGTTCGGCTGGGAGGCGACGGCCGACCGGCTCCTGGAGATCTACGCCAAGGCCGTAGGAGAGCGGGCGATGGCCGCCTCGGCGTGA
- a CDS encoding YbjN domain-containing protein has translation MSEDSGRSDAGLDAASEADPDEALKVILEDQGLEYERPRAGAYLVKLPGQHKLATMTWLVAGEHSLHVEAFFCRQPDENHAEFYRHLLSKNGGMYGVAFALDPIGDVYLVGRLPLSAVTPEEIDRILGCVLTYSDDNFDRALELGFAGSIQREWDWRVKRGESLANLQPFARILPDAKE, from the coding sequence ATGAGCGAGGATTCCGGCCGTTCGGACGCCGGCCTGGACGCCGCTTCGGAGGCCGATCCGGACGAGGCGCTCAAGGTGATCCTGGAGGACCAGGGACTGGAGTACGAACGGCCGCGCGCCGGGGCGTACCTGGTCAAGCTCCCCGGACAGCACAAGCTGGCCACGATGACCTGGCTCGTCGCCGGGGAGCACAGCCTGCACGTCGAGGCGTTCTTCTGCCGTCAGCCGGACGAGAACCACGCGGAGTTCTACCGTCATCTGCTCAGCAAGAACGGCGGCATGTACGGCGTGGCGTTCGCCCTCGACCCGATCGGCGACGTCTACCTCGTCGGGCGGCTGCCGCTGTCGGCGGTCACGCCGGAGGAGATCGACCGCATCCTCGGCTGCGTGCTCACCTACTCCGACGACAACTTCGACCGTGCGCTGGAGCTCGGATTCGCCGGCTCGATCCAGCGGGAGTGGGACTGGCGGGTCAAGCGCGGTGAGAGCCTCGCCAACCTCCAGCCGTTCGCCCGGATCCTCCCAGATGCAAAGGAATGA
- a CDS encoding CarD family transcriptional regulator, with amino-acid sequence MTFKVGDTVVYPHHGAARIEAIETRAIKGQDKTYLVLKVDKGDLTVRVPAENAELVGVRDVVGQEGLEKVFEVLRAPYTEEPTNWSRRYKANLEKLASGDVNKVAEVVRDLWRRDKERGLSAGEKRMLAKARQILVSELALAEKTNEDKAEALLDEVLAG; translated from the coding sequence ATGACTTTCAAGGTCGGCGACACTGTCGTCTACCCCCATCATGGGGCTGCTCGGATCGAAGCCATCGAGACTCGTGCCATCAAAGGTCAGGACAAGACCTACCTGGTGTTGAAGGTCGACAAGGGCGATCTCACAGTTCGTGTCCCTGCGGAGAATGCCGAGCTCGTCGGCGTTCGTGACGTGGTTGGCCAGGAAGGGCTGGAGAAGGTGTTCGAGGTGCTGCGGGCACCATACACCGAAGAGCCCACCAACTGGTCGCGACGCTACAAGGCGAACCTCGAGAAGCTTGCGTCGGGCGACGTGAACAAGGTAGCCGAGGTCGTCCGGGATCTTTGGCGGCGTGACAAGGAGCGTGGCCTGTCGGCAGGCGAGAAGCGCATGCTGGCCAAGGCACGTCAGATACTGGTCAGCGAGCTGGCGCTGGCCGAAAAGACCAACGAGGAC
- a CDS encoding SAM-dependent methyltransferase, translating to MEDPEEVDLHTPNAARMYDYYLGGKDNFASDRDAAEKALEFAPQIRLAARQNRAFMGRAVRYLAKAGVRQFLDVGTGLPTQSNVHEVAQDAAPDSRVVYVDNDPVVLAHGRAILGGAENVHIVHADLRSPKEILDSHEVRQRLDFDAPIAILLVAIVHFLQDDDDPESIVARFREALPAGGHLVLSHVCGEALPRSVPGVTEVYKHSTTPIVARSPDRIAGFFGDLELAEPGLVNVAQWRPDSEETRRIAEKYRRPYFLAGVGRKN from the coding sequence ATGGAAGACCCGGAAGAGGTCGACCTTCACACCCCCAACGCGGCCCGGATGTATGACTACTACCTCGGCGGCAAGGACAACTTCGCCTCCGACCGCGACGCGGCCGAGAAGGCCCTGGAGTTCGCGCCGCAGATCCGTCTCGCCGCCCGGCAGAACCGCGCGTTCATGGGCCGCGCCGTCCGTTACCTCGCCAAGGCGGGAGTCCGCCAGTTCCTTGACGTCGGGACCGGCCTGCCGACGCAGAGCAACGTCCACGAGGTGGCGCAGGACGCCGCCCCGGACTCCCGCGTGGTCTACGTCGACAACGACCCGGTGGTGCTCGCCCATGGCCGGGCCATCCTGGGCGGGGCGGAGAACGTCCACATCGTCCACGCGGACCTGCGTTCCCCGAAGGAGATCCTGGACAGCCACGAGGTGCGGCAGCGGCTCGACTTCGACGCGCCGATCGCGATCCTCCTGGTGGCCATCGTGCACTTCCTCCAGGACGATGACGACCCGGAGTCGATCGTGGCACGCTTCCGCGAAGCCCTGCCGGCCGGCGGCCACCTCGTGCTCAGCCACGTCTGCGGCGAGGCGCTGCCCCGGTCGGTCCCCGGCGTCACCGAGGTCTACAAGCACTCCACGACCCCGATCGTGGCCCGCAGCCCGGACCGTATCGCGGGGTTCTTCGGCGACCTCGAACTCGCCGAACCCGGCCTGGTCAACGTTGCGCAATGGCGCCCGGACTCAGAGGAGACCAGGCGGATCGCCGAAAAGTACCGGCGCCCCTACTTCCTCGCAGGCGTCGGCCGGAAGAACTGA
- a CDS encoding phosphoglyceromutase — MATLVLLRHGESVWNAEGLFTGWVDVDLSEKGEEEAVAGGDLLLDADLRLDVVHTSLLKRAIRTANIALDAAEQLWIPVRRSWRLNERHYGALQGKNKAQTREEYGEEQFMTWRRSYDTPPPPIADDDPLSQVDDPRYALLPPEIVPRTECLADVVDRMLPYWYDAIVPDLAAGNTVLVAAHGNSLRALVKHLDGISDDDIAGLNIPTGIPLLYELDDNFEPLKKGGEYLDPEAAKASIEAVKNQGKK; from the coding sequence ATGGCGACATTGGTACTTCTCCGGCACGGAGAGAGCGTCTGGAACGCCGAAGGGCTGTTCACCGGCTGGGTTGACGTCGACCTTTCCGAAAAGGGGGAGGAGGAGGCGGTCGCCGGCGGCGACCTCCTGCTCGACGCCGACCTGCGGCTCGACGTCGTGCACACCTCCCTGCTCAAGCGCGCGATCCGCACGGCCAACATCGCGCTCGACGCGGCCGAGCAGCTGTGGATCCCCGTACGCCGTTCGTGGCGGCTCAACGAGCGGCACTACGGTGCGCTGCAGGGCAAGAACAAGGCGCAGACTCGCGAGGAGTACGGCGAGGAGCAGTTCATGACCTGGCGCCGCTCCTATGACACCCCGCCGCCGCCGATCGCCGACGACGACCCGCTGTCGCAGGTCGACGACCCGCGCTACGCGCTGCTGCCGCCGGAGATCGTCCCGCGCACCGAGTGCCTCGCGGACGTGGTCGACCGGATGCTGCCGTACTGGTACGACGCGATCGTGCCGGATCTCGCGGCGGGCAACACCGTCCTGGTCGCCGCGCACGGCAACTCCCTGCGCGCGCTCGTCAAGCATCTCGACGGCATCTCCGACGACGACATCGCGGGGCTGAACATCCCGACCGGAATCCCGCTGCTGTACGAGCTGGACGACAACTTCGAGCCGCTGAAGAAGGGCGGCGAGTACCTCGACCCGGAGGCCGCGAAGGCGTCCATCGAGGCCGTCAAGAACCAGGGCAAGAAGTAG
- a CDS encoding response regulator transcription factor, whose protein sequence is MTRVLVVEDEESFSDALSYMLRKEGFEVAVAATGPDALESFDRAGADLVLLDLMLPGLPGTEVCRELRTKSNVPVIMLTAKDSEVDKVVGLELGADDYVTKPFSSRELVARIRAVLRRRGDVEELAPPTLEAGPVRMDVERHVVTVSSREVPLPLKEFELLEVLLRNAGRVLTRMQLIDRVWGADYVGDTKTLDVHIKRLRAKIEPVPSTPRFIITVRGLGYKFEPDE, encoded by the coding sequence GTGACCCGAGTGCTCGTCGTGGAAGACGAGGAGTCGTTCAGCGACGCGCTGTCGTACATGTTGCGGAAAGAGGGCTTCGAGGTCGCCGTCGCGGCGACCGGACCGGATGCCCTCGAATCGTTCGACCGCGCCGGTGCCGACCTCGTCCTGCTCGACCTGATGCTGCCCGGGCTGCCCGGCACAGAGGTGTGCAGGGAGCTGCGCACCAAGTCCAACGTCCCCGTCATCATGCTGACCGCCAAGGACAGCGAGGTCGACAAGGTCGTCGGCCTCGAGCTGGGCGCGGACGACTACGTCACCAAGCCGTTCTCCTCACGGGAGCTCGTCGCCCGTATCCGCGCGGTGCTGCGGCGCCGCGGCGACGTCGAGGAGCTCGCCCCGCCCACCCTTGAGGCCGGACCGGTGCGCATGGACGTCGAACGCCATGTCGTGACCGTCTCGAGCCGCGAGGTGCCGCTCCCGCTGAAGGAGTTCGAACTCCTGGAGGTGCTGCTGCGCAACGCAGGCCGGGTGCTGACCCGGATGCAGCTCATCGACCGGGTGTGGGGCGCGGACTACGTCGGGGACACCAAGACCCTGGACGTCCACATCAAGCGTCTGCGGGCCAAGATCGAGCCGGTCCCGTCGACACCGCGTTTCATCATCACGGTGCGGGGTCTCGGCTACAAGTTCGAGCCCGACGAGTGA
- a CDS encoding sensor histidine kinase, translating into MDVEVVATLAGAAGLVTGLVTALAVRASERAQRPAPAIPQAAGLPTGVASVLSVLRSSAVVIDSDDRVLRASSAARAFGIVSGDRLVIDRLLAMARLVRRDGEIREEEIEVIHGRREGRWFAVRVAPMGSHGLVLVLAEDLTELRRVDAIRRDFVANVSHELKTPVGALSLLSETIEDAADDPEAVRRFAKRMQHESVRLTNVVQDLITLSRLQGGEPVAEPKVVSLDDVVHDAVDRCRLKAEPKEITLAIGGREGLKVHGEEELLITAVRNFIDNAIAYSPEHTRVVVCTRLADERHAEISVTDQGIGIPEADLQRIFERFYRVDPARSRQTGGTGLGLAIVKHAATRHRGEVNVWSKEGSGSTFTIRLPLLTTSASAKEQIDQATVREAP; encoded by the coding sequence GTGGATGTGGAGGTTGTCGCGACTCTGGCAGGCGCCGCAGGGCTGGTGACCGGTCTGGTGACCGCATTGGCCGTACGGGCCAGCGAACGTGCCCAGCGCCCCGCTCCGGCCATCCCTCAGGCCGCCGGTCTGCCGACCGGCGTTGCCTCTGTGCTCAGCGTTCTGCGCTCGTCCGCGGTCGTGATCGACAGCGACGACCGCGTCCTGCGGGCCAGTTCGGCCGCGCGCGCCTTCGGCATCGTCAGCGGCGATCGCCTGGTGATCGACCGGCTGCTGGCCATGGCGCGCCTCGTACGCCGCGACGGCGAGATCCGCGAAGAGGAGATCGAGGTCATCCACGGGCGCCGCGAGGGCCGCTGGTTCGCGGTACGCGTCGCGCCCATGGGTTCACACGGCCTCGTCCTCGTACTGGCCGAGGACCTGACCGAGCTCCGCCGGGTCGACGCGATCCGCCGCGACTTCGTGGCGAACGTCAGCCACGAGCTCAAGACCCCGGTGGGCGCCCTGTCGCTCCTGTCCGAGACGATCGAGGACGCCGCCGACGACCCCGAGGCCGTGCGCCGCTTCGCCAAGCGCATGCAGCACGAGTCGGTCCGCCTCACCAATGTCGTCCAGGACCTGATCACGCTCTCCCGGCTGCAGGGCGGAGAGCCGGTCGCCGAGCCCAAGGTCGTCTCGCTCGACGACGTCGTGCACGACGCGGTGGACCGCTGCCGGCTCAAGGCCGAGCCCAAGGAGATCACCCTTGCCATCGGCGGCCGCGAGGGTCTCAAGGTGCACGGCGAGGAGGAGCTCCTGATCACCGCGGTGCGCAACTTCATCGACAACGCGATCGCCTACAGTCCCGAGCACACCAGGGTGGTCGTCTGCACCCGGCTGGCCGACGAGCGGCACGCGGAGATCAGCGTGACCGACCAGGGCATCGGGATCCCCGAGGCCGACCTGCAACGCATCTTCGAACGTTTCTACCGGGTCGACCCGGCGCGTTCCCGGCAGACCGGTGGCACCGGTCTCGGACTCGCCATCGTCAAGCACGCCGCGACCCGGCACCGGGGCGAGGTCAACGTCTGGAGCAAAGAAGGCTCCGGATCGACGTTCACCATCCGCCTGCCCCTGTTGACCACCTCCGCATCCGCGAAGGAACAGATCGATCAAGCCACCGTACGGGAGGCCCCCTAG
- a CDS encoding SDR family NAD(P)-dependent oxidoreductase: MRKTAVVTGASSGIGAATARRLAAEGFDVVLAARRRDRLDELAAEIEAADPSGRRGGVAVVTLDVTSAESVAALAAAVRQCHVLVNNAGGAFGLDPVSSADPDDWQRMYDTNVLGLMRTTKALLPMLVESGAGHIVNITSLAAHAVYEGGAGYTAAKHAAAAVNGTLRLELYDQPVRVTEVAPGMVATAEFSLVRFKGDAEKAAKTYEGVAEPLSAEDIADCVAWAVTRPAHVNIDRIDVQPRAQAAAHKVHRV; this comes from the coding sequence GTGCGTAAGACAGCAGTGGTGACCGGAGCAAGCAGTGGCATCGGCGCGGCGACCGCACGCAGACTCGCCGCCGAGGGGTTCGACGTCGTGCTGGCCGCGCGGCGGCGGGACCGCCTCGACGAGCTGGCCGCCGAGATCGAGGCCGCCGACCCGTCCGGCCGGCGAGGCGGCGTGGCGGTCGTCACCCTCGACGTGACCTCAGCGGAGTCGGTGGCGGCTCTCGCGGCGGCGGTGCGGCAGTGCCACGTCCTCGTCAACAACGCGGGCGGCGCGTTCGGCCTCGACCCCGTGTCGAGCGCCGATCCCGACGACTGGCAGCGCATGTACGACACCAACGTGCTCGGCCTGATGCGGACCACCAAGGCCCTGCTGCCGATGCTGGTCGAGAGCGGCGCGGGGCACATCGTCAACATCACCTCGCTGGCCGCCCACGCCGTCTACGAGGGCGGTGCCGGCTACACGGCCGCCAAGCACGCCGCCGCAGCGGTCAACGGCACACTCCGACTCGAGCTGTACGACCAGCCGGTACGCGTGACCGAGGTGGCCCCCGGCATGGTGGCGACCGCGGAGTTCTCGCTCGTACGGTTCAAGGGCGACGCGGAGAAGGCGGCCAAGACGTACGAGGGTGTGGCCGAACCCCTGAGCGCCGAGGACATCGCGGACTGCGTCGCGTGGGCGGTCACCCGGCCCGCGCACGTCAACATCGACCGCATCGACGTCCAGCCACGCGCCCAGGCCGCGGCGCACAAGGTCCATCGGGTCTGA
- a CDS encoding class I SAM-dependent methyltransferase, protein MQTGRPSITALGVAAARAAHQEIEDGRVFSDPLAARILGPDAGDPAFETSFDAANEMARLVVTARARYAEEALAAAVSRGVRQVVILGAGLDTFAYRSPYGPAGPRVFEVDFPATQEWKRERLAAAGIAEPPSLTFAPIDFERSSLAGGLAEAGFDADRPAFFVWAGVVPYLTPQAVLGTLAFIAALPRGSGVVFDYLDPPDTLAPPFRAAHEARAAWTAANGEPLLSHFAAEDLVAQLRDLGFRDIENLDYHDVCTRYESGMATPPPGAGAHVIAATI, encoded by the coding sequence ATGCAGACCGGCCGGCCCAGCATCACCGCTCTCGGTGTCGCCGCAGCACGCGCGGCGCACCAGGAGATCGAGGACGGTCGCGTGTTCAGCGACCCGCTCGCGGCTCGCATCCTCGGCCCGGACGCCGGCGACCCGGCCTTCGAGACGTCCTTCGACGCCGCGAACGAGATGGCCCGGCTGGTCGTGACCGCTCGTGCCCGCTACGCCGAGGAGGCCCTGGCGGCGGCGGTGTCGCGCGGAGTGCGCCAGGTGGTCATCCTCGGGGCCGGCCTGGACACCTTCGCCTACCGCAGCCCGTACGGACCTGCGGGGCCGCGGGTGTTCGAGGTGGACTTTCCCGCCACCCAGGAGTGGAAGCGCGAGCGCCTGGCCGCCGCCGGGATCGCGGAGCCGCCATCGCTGACCTTCGCCCCGATCGACTTCGAGCGGTCGAGCCTGGCCGGGGGCCTGGCCGAGGCGGGGTTCGACGCCGACCGCCCGGCGTTCTTCGTGTGGGCCGGCGTGGTGCCCTACCTCACGCCCCAGGCGGTGCTCGGGACGCTCGCCTTCATCGCCGCCCTCCCCCGAGGTTCCGGGGTCGTCTTCGACTACCTCGATCCACCGGACACGCTGGCACCGCCCTTCCGCGCCGCGCACGAGGCCCGCGCCGCCTGGACCGCCGCGAACGGCGAGCCCCTTCTCAGCCACTTCGCCGCCGAGGATCTTGTCGCGCAGCTACGTGACCTGGGCTTCCGCGATATCGAGAACCTCGACTACCACGACGTCTGCACGCGGTACGAGAGCGGCATGGCCACCCCGCCACCGGGAGCGGGCGCCCACGTCATCGCCGCGACGATCTAG
- a CDS encoding class I SAM-dependent methyltransferase produces MSQGRRPEGTSTRGTTAPNRLRRVDRWIAHVHGPLLRRHDRPLVVDLGYGASPVTTAELFARLRAVHPRVEVVGIEIDPARVAAARPCLREGLSFRLGGFELPVERPPALIRAFNVLRQYEEADAWAAWDRLCAGLAPDGVLVEGTCDEIGRRAVWASLHRGRPGGAAVPHGGSAPGPRGRPPVAVPATITFAAHLASLPRPSELAERLPKTLIHRNVPGEQVHELLAAFDRAWAAAAPQSVFGPRQRWIAAVGLLARDHPVHTRAPLGGRARWRLGEVTLPWSAAGPAVPHPRAPRS; encoded by the coding sequence ATGTCTCAGGGACGGCGGCCCGAGGGGACCAGCACGCGCGGGACGACGGCACCCAACCGGCTGCGCCGCGTCGACCGCTGGATCGCCCATGTCCACGGCCCGCTGCTCCGCCGCCACGACCGGCCGCTGGTCGTCGACCTGGGGTACGGAGCCTCGCCGGTCACGACCGCCGAGCTGTTCGCGCGGCTGCGCGCGGTGCATCCGCGGGTGGAGGTCGTCGGGATCGAGATCGACCCGGCCCGGGTCGCCGCGGCCCGGCCCTGCCTGCGGGAGGGGCTGTCGTTCCGGTTGGGCGGCTTCGAGCTGCCGGTCGAACGCCCGCCGGCGCTGATCCGCGCGTTCAACGTGCTACGCCAGTACGAGGAGGCCGACGCGTGGGCGGCCTGGGACCGGCTGTGCGCCGGCCTGGCACCGGACGGCGTGCTCGTGGAGGGCACCTGCGACGAGATCGGCCGCCGCGCCGTCTGGGCGTCCCTGCACCGTGGGCGCCCGGGCGGTGCGGCGGTCCCCCACGGCGGATCCGCGCCGGGTCCGCGTGGACGGCCGCCGGTGGCCGTTCCGGCCACGATCACCTTCGCGGCGCATCTCGCGTCGCTGCCGCGCCCGTCCGAGCTGGCCGAGCGGCTGCCGAAGACGCTGATCCACCGCAACGTACCCGGCGAACAGGTGCACGAGCTGCTGGCCGCGTTCGACCGCGCCTGGGCGGCCGCGGCGCCGCAGTCGGTGTTCGGTCCCCGCCAGCGCTGGATCGCCGCGGTCGGGCTCCTCGCCCGCGACCACCCCGTCCACACCCGTGCGCCGCTAGGCGGCCGGGCACGCTGGCGGCTCGGCGAGGTCACCCTTCCTTGGTCGGCCGCCGGGCCGGCGGTCCCGCACCCGCGCGCACCGCGTTCCTGA
- a CDS encoding O-acetyl-ADP-ribose deacetylase, with protein sequence MRIRLVQGDITKEEADAIVNAANSSLLGGGGVDGAIHRRGGPEILAECRRLRASHYGKGLATGQAVATTAGRLPARWVIHTVGPVYAKSEDRSELVASCYRESLRVAAELGAATVAFPAVSAGIYGWPLDDAARIAVGTVREASGPVEEVRFVLFTADVHQAFERALNA encoded by the coding sequence ATGCGCATCAGGCTGGTTCAGGGGGACATCACGAAGGAGGAGGCCGACGCGATCGTCAACGCGGCGAACTCCTCGCTTCTCGGCGGAGGTGGTGTGGACGGCGCGATCCACCGCCGGGGCGGGCCGGAGATCCTGGCGGAGTGCCGCCGGCTGCGGGCCTCGCACTACGGCAAGGGCCTGGCGACCGGGCAGGCGGTGGCGACCACGGCCGGCCGGCTGCCCGCACGGTGGGTGATCCACACGGTCGGGCCGGTGTACGCCAAGTCCGAGGACCGGTCCGAGCTGGTCGCGTCCTGCTACCGCGAGTCGCTCCGGGTCGCCGCCGAGCTGGGTGCCGCGACCGTCGCGTTCCCCGCCGTCTCCGCGGGGATCTACGGCTGGCCGCTCGACGACGCCGCGCGCATCGCGGTCGGCACCGTGCGCGAGGCGTCAGGGCCGGTGGAGGAGGTACGGTTCGTCCTCTTCACCGCCGACGTCCACCAGGCCTTCGAGCGGGCACTGAACGCATAA